From Streptomyces griseorubiginosus, one genomic window encodes:
- a CDS encoding VCBS repeat-containing protein: MIPNSPGRPLIRTALLALAGAVTAALALTTAHPAAPTAAPEPRPQGATADGAPLLQQAATDGTGLSPLLARGKDGRLWDYEPKGTGGWKARVDMGGGYSSASALVQAGISDSGRGNDLYFRMGGTLYYTAERGNETKRLGTGWDQYNLLVSVGNMAGSAQPDLVARGTDGQLWLYQGKADGTLSARIRMKDSTGWNGMSLIAGRGDYTGDGIADLVTRNSAGNLLIYPGTGKATADAVLGTSTSLGNVDWKDYTALVSTGDNNGDGKTDLMAVDAAGALWLYKGTGTAGAPFSARTQIGTSGWTQYNLLF, from the coding sequence GTGATACCGAATTCTCCGGGCCGTCCGCTGATCCGGACGGCCCTCCTCGCGCTGGCCGGCGCCGTGACCGCCGCACTGGCGCTCACGACGGCGCACCCAGCAGCGCCGACCGCCGCGCCCGAGCCGCGTCCGCAGGGCGCGACCGCCGACGGCGCCCCGCTCCTCCAGCAGGCCGCGACCGACGGCACCGGGCTCTCCCCGCTGCTCGCCCGCGGCAAGGACGGCCGCCTCTGGGACTACGAGCCCAAGGGCACCGGGGGCTGGAAGGCCCGGGTGGACATGGGCGGCGGCTACTCCTCCGCCAGTGCGCTCGTCCAGGCCGGCATCTCCGACTCCGGCCGCGGCAACGACCTCTACTTCCGCATGGGCGGCACCCTCTACTACACCGCCGAACGCGGCAACGAGACCAAGAGGCTGGGCACCGGCTGGGACCAGTACAACCTCCTCGTCTCCGTCGGGAACATGGCCGGCAGCGCCCAGCCGGACCTGGTCGCCCGCGGCACCGACGGCCAGCTGTGGCTCTACCAGGGCAAGGCCGACGGCACCCTCTCCGCCCGGATCCGGATGAAGGACTCCACCGGCTGGAACGGCATGAGTCTCATCGCCGGACGCGGCGACTACACCGGCGACGGCATCGCCGACCTCGTCACCCGCAACAGCGCGGGCAACCTGCTGATCTACCCCGGCACCGGCAAGGCCACCGCCGACGCGGTCCTCGGCACCAGCACCTCCCTGGGCAACGTCGACTGGAAGGACTACACCGCGCTCGTCTCGACCGGCGACAACAACGGTGACGGCAAGACGGACCTGATGGCGGTCGACGCCGCGGGCGCCCTGTGGCTCTACAAGGGGACCGGCACCGCCGGCGCCCCCTTCAGCGCCCGCACCCAGATCGGGACCAGCGGCTGGACCCAGTACAACCTGCTGTTCTGA
- a CDS encoding polymorphic toxin type 27 domain-containing protein has product MRTHARRRGLLARSRFLPLTAMAVAGAIAVSGGQLPDLTGQSERTAGAADPLPTAFDAKASERVRQEQCLLSGVLRKGGPAMKEVARAGLVGTEDQLHTAADPSYWNTTALSSAYDKDKAAADAKMDELSGRRAVWETSLAVQTQPPPYTYTGFQWVEDKDNPFGKISLSAWVAAQFWKQEGDFYTDPHPLANKASVDAATAVYNSRYGNDPNADYKDEQAWQSLQFMHGMYADDARLFLQYGGFPTTAPDPDSMEFRIDVENLKARFASCAYTDPQDPHEVLGAELATAHTEWEAELDGQKSQRDTIIRAEKQAAADLSTASQALGEALAQSLIASRLTDWQAYWTGQKAADHPNDYPTTAEFTKVKGWIVDAQGRAGGRLYVASRAALSAKAQADAVTQAQTQAYGIADAAGLPRGRGLLYGQQAAQVTKASAAAAQAAAKAVETAFNATRASAADSKTLDSLANTQAHAAKAEFRRIAAQEAEAQAKAAAEGAAKQAEEAAKHASEAKAAENKAKAAEQTAKNAAADAKAKRQKAEAERDYAKSQADLAAAERNKAHDAEGRAQSQRQVAADKLSDAQAAGATAADKKDAAVAAESRARNARNGALAAEDRRDSLVAKAEAAEALLAAVDGTADAIEARQAATKARSAADDATAAATAARQAANEATAAATNAREAATRAEGAAKRAQSAADGAKRDVAITESAVKKAHAAAADAIAASQAAKWNAIAAKAEAETARKAADKARGDAVVARSEAVLANADAVRTAGYAYSTAQAAAAARDSAAQVVKPANDAIELGSPYAETDSSAGLAVLTGQAAKTAAQQQVAVANAKAAQAKKAAAEAKALAAQANADAKAAAEAAANAAEWAAQASTSAAAAQASSDAAAASAKAAQRSEANTVEYNKQATADAAAAQTAATAADGYATDADASADAAERDAASARSAADAAEADASTARSVADKAERDATEAEAAAANARNLAVEAAEAAIRTQQVDFEDRKEQERTADGGGTGVEGVVMKPSGDSKVDINPLSDCVGSHSGGDIGCEIDLEFHIYGEMDFYIESCPLPGVDRAHCGSSIQRDYLTSSPLDVTFKEENVHIDGIKLTESVLKAVATGAVADIVGCYKRKLSSCLWLFGSIIVPELLMRAAAAAFAVRTAMKGGAGLGAAMWGLRGSGLAASAIARLEEAGMKALLSMCFPAGTQVDTADGPRDIEDLRVGDRVWSMDQRTGKRSLKPVVELFHRVVDRLVRVETAHGTVESTDSHPYWVQDRGWTDARDLRPGDSLRTPDGGAEKVVGTSVVEGTVDVFNFEVADNHTYYVYAGSTPVLVHNNCVEELAKNLVKDGDHIVLGINPYSDTLADTLKGGARTFNNKHLFDRPHPNSDGRPFWMVAVEDTLANSRVKVSVSLDGVPDAKNAADALEKLIARGRPLVGADWTLATKSGNGTAWEMATLRLKVVNGARRWTDFDWYMTKPGEKVPSLVTDMPVPDWAM; this is encoded by the coding sequence ATGCGTACCCACGCACGCAGACGGGGGCTCCTCGCGAGATCCCGTTTCCTGCCCCTGACCGCGATGGCCGTCGCCGGTGCGATCGCGGTGTCGGGCGGTCAACTGCCCGACCTCACCGGACAGTCCGAGCGCACCGCCGGCGCGGCCGACCCCCTCCCCACCGCCTTCGACGCGAAGGCCTCCGAGCGCGTCCGCCAGGAGCAGTGCCTCCTCAGCGGAGTCCTGCGCAAGGGCGGCCCGGCGATGAAGGAGGTCGCCCGGGCCGGCCTCGTCGGCACCGAGGACCAACTGCACACGGCGGCCGACCCGTCGTACTGGAACACCACCGCGCTCAGCTCGGCGTACGACAAGGACAAGGCGGCCGCCGACGCCAAGATGGACGAGCTGTCCGGACGCCGCGCGGTGTGGGAGACGTCCCTCGCCGTCCAGACCCAGCCGCCGCCCTACACGTACACCGGCTTCCAGTGGGTCGAGGACAAGGACAACCCGTTCGGCAAGATCAGCCTGAGCGCCTGGGTCGCCGCCCAGTTCTGGAAGCAGGAAGGCGACTTCTACACCGACCCGCACCCCCTCGCGAACAAGGCGTCCGTCGACGCGGCCACCGCCGTCTACAACTCCCGCTACGGCAACGACCCGAACGCGGACTACAAGGACGAACAGGCCTGGCAGTCACTGCAGTTCATGCACGGCATGTACGCCGACGACGCCCGGCTCTTCCTCCAGTACGGCGGTTTCCCCACCACCGCGCCCGACCCGGACTCCATGGAGTTCCGGATCGACGTGGAGAACCTCAAGGCCCGCTTCGCGTCCTGCGCGTACACCGACCCGCAGGACCCGCACGAGGTGCTCGGCGCCGAGCTCGCCACCGCGCACACCGAGTGGGAGGCGGAACTCGACGGCCAGAAGAGCCAGCGGGACACCATCATCAGGGCCGAGAAGCAGGCGGCCGCCGATCTGTCCACGGCATCCCAGGCCCTCGGTGAGGCCCTCGCCCAGTCCCTGATCGCGAGCCGGCTCACCGACTGGCAGGCCTACTGGACCGGCCAGAAGGCCGCCGACCACCCGAACGACTACCCGACCACGGCCGAGTTCACCAAGGTCAAGGGGTGGATCGTGGACGCCCAGGGCCGGGCCGGCGGACGTCTGTACGTCGCCTCCCGCGCCGCGCTGTCCGCGAAGGCCCAGGCCGACGCGGTCACCCAGGCACAGACCCAGGCGTACGGCATCGCCGACGCGGCCGGTCTGCCGCGCGGCCGGGGGCTGCTGTACGGCCAGCAGGCCGCGCAGGTCACCAAGGCGTCCGCGGCCGCCGCACAGGCCGCCGCGAAGGCCGTGGAGACCGCGTTCAACGCGACCCGCGCCTCCGCCGCCGACAGCAAGACGCTCGACTCCCTCGCCAACACCCAGGCGCACGCCGCCAAGGCCGAGTTCCGGCGCATCGCCGCGCAGGAGGCCGAGGCCCAGGCCAAGGCCGCCGCCGAAGGCGCCGCCAAGCAGGCCGAGGAGGCCGCCAAGCACGCCTCCGAGGCCAAGGCCGCGGAGAACAAGGCCAAGGCGGCCGAGCAGACCGCCAAGAACGCGGCGGCCGACGCCAAGGCCAAGCGGCAGAAGGCCGAGGCCGAGCGGGACTACGCCAAGTCGCAGGCGGACCTCGCCGCGGCCGAGCGGAACAAGGCGCACGACGCCGAGGGCCGCGCCCAGTCCCAACGGCAGGTCGCGGCGGACAAGTTGTCCGACGCGCAGGCCGCGGGCGCCACGGCGGCCGACAAGAAGGACGCGGCCGTCGCCGCCGAGAGCCGGGCGAGGAACGCCCGCAACGGCGCCCTCGCCGCCGAGGACCGCCGCGACAGCCTGGTCGCCAAGGCCGAGGCCGCGGAGGCGCTGCTGGCCGCCGTGGACGGCACCGCCGACGCCATCGAGGCACGACAGGCCGCCACCAAGGCCCGCTCGGCGGCCGACGACGCCACCGCCGCGGCCACCGCGGCCCGGCAGGCGGCGAACGAGGCCACCGCGGCGGCCACCAACGCCCGTGAGGCGGCCACCAGGGCCGAGGGGGCCGCCAAGCGCGCCCAGTCGGCCGCGGACGGCGCCAAGCGCGATGTCGCGATCACCGAGTCCGCGGTGAAGAAGGCGCACGCGGCCGCCGCGGACGCGATCGCCGCGTCCCAGGCCGCCAAGTGGAACGCCATCGCCGCCAAGGCCGAGGCCGAGACCGCGCGCAAGGCCGCCGACAAGGCACGCGGCGACGCCGTGGTCGCCCGCTCCGAGGCCGTCCTCGCGAACGCGGACGCCGTCCGCACCGCCGGATACGCCTACTCCACCGCGCAGGCCGCCGCGGCCGCCCGGGACTCGGCGGCACAGGTCGTCAAACCCGCCAACGACGCCATCGAGCTGGGCTCCCCGTACGCGGAGACCGACTCCTCGGCGGGCCTCGCCGTGCTGACCGGACAGGCCGCCAAGACCGCCGCCCAGCAGCAGGTCGCCGTCGCCAACGCCAAGGCGGCCCAGGCCAAGAAGGCGGCCGCCGAGGCCAAGGCCCTCGCGGCCCAGGCCAACGCCGACGCGAAGGCGGCGGCCGAGGCGGCGGCGAACGCGGCCGAGTGGGCCGCGCAGGCCAGCACGTCGGCAGCGGCGGCGCAGGCCTCGTCGGACGCGGCAGCCGCCTCCGCCAAGGCGGCCCAGCGGTCCGAGGCCAACACCGTCGAGTACAACAAGCAGGCGACCGCGGACGCGGCCGCCGCACAGACCGCGGCCACCGCGGCCGACGGCTACGCCACCGACGCGGACGCCTCCGCCGACGCGGCCGAGCGGGACGCGGCGAGCGCCCGCAGCGCGGCCGACGCGGCCGAGGCCGACGCCTCCACCGCGCGGTCCGTCGCCGACAAGGCGGAACGGGACGCGACCGAGGCCGAGGCCGCCGCCGCCAACGCCCGCAACCTCGCCGTGGAGGCCGCCGAGGCCGCCATCCGCACCCAGCAGGTCGACTTCGAGGACCGCAAGGAGCAGGAGCGCACCGCCGACGGCGGCGGCACCGGCGTCGAGGGCGTCGTGATGAAGCCCAGCGGCGACTCCAAGGTCGACATCAACCCGCTGAGCGACTGCGTGGGCAGTCACTCCGGTGGCGACATCGGCTGCGAGATCGACCTCGAGTTCCACATCTACGGCGAGATGGACTTCTACATCGAGTCCTGCCCGCTGCCCGGTGTGGACCGCGCGCACTGCGGCTCGTCGATCCAGCGCGACTACCTGACGAGCTCTCCCCTGGACGTGACGTTCAAGGAGGAGAACGTCCACATCGACGGGATCAAGCTCACCGAGTCCGTCCTGAAGGCGGTCGCCACGGGAGCCGTCGCGGACATCGTGGGCTGCTACAAGCGCAAGCTGAGCAGCTGCCTGTGGCTGTTCGGCAGCATCATCGTGCCGGAGCTGCTGATGCGCGCGGCGGCGGCCGCGTTCGCGGTGCGTACCGCGATGAAGGGCGGCGCCGGGCTGGGCGCGGCGATGTGGGGCCTGCGGGGCTCCGGGCTCGCGGCCTCCGCCATCGCGAGGCTGGAGGAGGCGGGGATGAAAGCCCTGCTCTCCATGTGCTTCCCTGCCGGCACCCAGGTCGACACCGCCGACGGCCCGAGGGACATCGAGGACCTCCGGGTCGGCGACCGGGTCTGGTCAATGGATCAGCGGACCGGCAAGAGGTCCCTCAAGCCCGTCGTGGAGCTGTTCCACCGAGTCGTCGACCGGCTGGTCCGGGTCGAGACGGCACATGGCACGGTCGAGTCGACCGACTCCCATCCGTACTGGGTCCAGGACCGAGGTTGGACAGATGCCCGGGATCTCCGTCCCGGTGACAGCCTCAGGACCCCGGACGGCGGCGCGGAGAAGGTCGTCGGTACGTCTGTGGTCGAGGGGACCGTCGACGTCTTCAACTTCGAGGTCGCGGACAACCACACGTACTACGTGTATGCGGGCTCGACACCGGTGCTTGTCCACAACAACTGTGTCGAAGAACTGGCCAAGAACCTCGTCAAGGACGGTGACCACATCGTTCTTGGGATCAACCCGTACTCCGACACTCTGGCCGACACGCTGAAGGGCGGCGCCCGGACGTTCAACAACAAGCACTTGTTCGACAGGCCGCATCCGAACTCCGACGGCCGGCCTTTCTGGATGGTGGCCGTGGAGGACACCCTGGCGAACTCCCGGGTGAAAGTCAGTGTCTCGCTCGACGGTGTCCCGGACGCGAAGAATGCCGCTGATGCCCTGGAGAAGCTCATCGCGCGAGGTCGTCCTCTGGTGGGTGCCGACTGGACGCTGGCCACGAAGAGCGGCAACGGCACCGCCTGGGAGATGGCGACACTCCGGCTCAAGGTGGTCAACGGCGCGAGAAGATGGACCGACTTCGACTGGTACATGACCAAGCCGGGCGAGAAGGTGCCGAGTCTCGTCACCGACATGCCCGTGCCCGACTGGGCGATGTGA